The Aedes albopictus strain Foshan chromosome 2, AalbF5, whole genome shotgun sequence region cgaaaatttTCCTGAGATATTCCCAAAAGGTATTGCCAgattattttccaaaaaaaaaatgcctaactagggtgacaatgggtattatcggcaggtttgttttcttcgtcatggggggtttttctcagccaaattgcctgaaacttggccatataattcagcttagttgggaaggatttgagaccaactctgagttcaataggtttcaaaaaacccccaaagacgaagagaacaaaacggccgagaataggtaatttccccaagTTTCTAATAGAGTTTTCAAATCAATTTGTATATGAATTtaaaaagaatttatgaaagattttcaaagatgttagccaaatccaatcccaaaCTAAATTGGCGAAAGATATTCCATAGGAGTTGCCGACGAAATGTCCATAAACATTTTCGtaaatattcaaataaaaattttggaaggaattttccaagaatatgCAGGAGGAGTATCGAAAAGAATCCGCAAAGAATCGCGCAAGAAGTTTTCCAAGGAACTGTTTTCCAAAAACTAtgccaaagaaattctcaaataaattgtttaaaaaacatcatcaaaggaatttcagaaataattcaagAAAATGTGTTTGGAATAGTTTCCATGCAAGTTCCAAAGaaatgttcgaaaaaaaaaatgagttttcgcGTATTCTTTTTTCAAACAGAATccaaggaaatctctaagaaatttgtcggaggaatttccaaaggaatttccgaaaaaaatccaaaagtgaGACCCGAACTagtcttaaaaaattccagatgACATTTTAAAAACAATTATTATCGGAATTGCCGTAGATGTTACTAAAGAAAATGAAGCAAAAACTAttcattactgaagaaatctcgaagaaattgttgccggtatttttaaaagaattaccgaaggagTCTTCAAACTTATTGCCGAAAAATTGCTCAGAGAAATTGGCGAAGACATATTGAATGACTAAGATAAATAAGATCaaaaaaataccgaaggaattgccaaatacatttccaaagaaattttcgagtCATTGCATCACACGGTGTgctaaaaaccgttattaacaaataaaaatgtccacccaaatggcacccggcattcgaaagatatactattctagtatctcctctgaaaatttgaaaatgtttcatcgagggaaactaaagtttttgtgatttgaagattttgagccatttctataagatgttcttatatgagtaaatataatACGCTccgtgtgcctgataccactattaaccaataaaaatgtactccaaactaacacccggcattcgaaagatatactattctagtatctcctccgaaaatttgaaaatgttttatcgagggaattcAAAGATTCTACTGTTTGAAGATGTTCCTCTATTTTCAGAGAATaagctcatatatggcaatattgcCATAAGATGTTTCGTTGGCTTTTCAAACCATAAACAAGTATAAGTTTTACAAACACCAATCCAAAGATAcaatattcaaacaacttctctgaaaatttgacaacatttcattgaaacgatcgcaaattacagtggtttgaaaatataagatatgataaagtatattgaaaatatAGCAACTCCATAGAATATTATTccaatttctcatgttaatcattcctctcaatgaatatatattttttaacacaTCTAAAACTGTGATTAAATACAGCGGTCGTTTGCTCGTTGCAAAAtctttactttgcaacgagcgaatgccattcgctaattccaacgtcactttgacactaaagcaccgacaaacagacatattactcagaaggaaattgtttcaaaaacatcgtttggcatctcactggcaccctctataatgctcaatccgaagcattcatttgcaagtgttgtttccctcggctcgatgtaacaattttgcaggtgacgactcccgcgtggcgtcatccattcataaaacatgaatgaaggttcatgattgagtcattttatgtaaacattgatcggcgttgCGTTCAATTCTccccaaaattgagaggtgatgtaggcacagcagcgccaccatgacacatgcgagcacagtccgaaccacacgttattttcaaaatgaccgttaaatcgtgcgatgatttagatttgagtagtatgtctgtttgtctgcgaCTAAAGTGCAttgaaatgcactgacagcacgaatttgacacttgattgctttttaattgcaaaaacttgtcaaattttgcaattagcggatttccaactaaaaagcattgcaacaagtgaacggcaCATTTTTGCGATGCTGTTGCAAAACTCAGTAGGTGTTTATAGATAAAGTTATAGTATTCATATCTCCAATGGAATTGAAatcaaagcttaaaattgttgttactgatgatcattcaaatgtaaaatttctaaattcacggaaaacacgttagtaacatgacgtataaaagctggcAAGTAAAAtgattagcatttaggtttatTTTAAAAGgttcaatatcttaaacattataccaacgatttacaaaacttcctaggaataccaaaaccGTGGGCTGGtaattcactttaactctcgtttcaccatgaaacattttcaaattcaccgacaagatacTAACATATTTAAAACGTgcttgaaaacaaaataaaaaccgggtgtcaaactcttagaaagtttatgtattcaacgctcacggcgtgccacatttttatttctattcgagtagcaggtagaactatgaaaCATTAATAGATTCTCAAACTACggaaattgaaattttcagagaagttgcttgaatatttattgtacttttagAAAACTCATGACACCGTTCAACAATAGTTAACGTTTTGGGtcaagaaaaaataaaagggGCTTGGGATCCTAGAAACTCTAATGCgtgtatcaattgaacaccccaagttctcaattcaaacttcggtcttgaactgttAAGCCccattccaatatttttcgaaaattgttcCACTATGACACCTATAGGGTTacaaaaccctgttcttttttttctcatctcatattacgaagttttttttttaatattgttgagcagtgttattatttgtttatgatatgaagagcaatatttccatatattcaggccaaacatttcaataggtcctatctgcatttgagaggctctctttgctcacttcctctttcaagtattgcaatgtaatggtacacttttcaactatttttgcagtacaaatcaaaagacgatcataaaacaaataaacagttgagatattaacgaaagagagggaaatcaaagagagcctctcttctgcaggtAGGACCttcagacatgtttggcctgaatgagcaaattctatgaaaatagaggaaaatcttcaaacagtaaaaactttggtttccttcgataaaacattttcaaatttttttgaggagatactagaatagtatatctttcaaatgccgggtgttagtttggagtacattttcattAGTAAATAGTGGTATCAgtcacaccgtgcgtgcatatttactcatataagaaaatcctatagaaatagctcaaaatcttcaaatcaaaaaaaactttaatttctctcgatgaaacattttcaaattttcagaggagatactagaatagtatatctttcgaatgccgggtgccatttgggtggacatttttatttgttaataacggtttttggcacaccgtgatcaTGATCATGTACATCATAATATCTTATTATCGTTCTCCGATAGCATAACGAAGTATCATGATTTAGCCGAGGAGTTAAAACAAATAGAAACATACTACTGAACAATGAATCATTAGTAGATTGAACAtaaaattgatgattcaaatgCTTCAAAACAGTCGATAtggctggtttttttttttcaattacgtcGTTCAATCTCGAGTTTCTTCGAATCAACAGATGACAAAGCACAAAATGTGGCCAGAGGATCCACAATTCAATGCAGCATGATTGAGCTTGAAAGAAACGAACGATAAAATCGACAACGACAGACACAAAAGCGCTCCCCGAAGGCTTCCGCCGTCCACATCTTATGAGATTCTCATATTATGCGATAAGTGCTCATACCCACCGTACTCTAGCACAACTTTTCTAGTGCGCATTAATGGAGCCCGAAAACGCACACGCTGCTCGCTCATGGATATGAGTTCCTCATTGCCTCACTGACTCCCACATGTGTACCCCGGAGAAGACGAGACCCCAAAAGAGCACGGAAGCTTAGAAGCAGCCGCGGGCGTTCAATCGACCCACCCACATATCTACATCCATCGCAGTCGCACGGAGTACAATCTGTTGCCGGATTTATTGAGCTCGGTTACCACTAGAATCGGGGCCATCCAGCAGCCCACACTATCCTGAGTGAAGAGGAATAACTTGAAGGCGACTCGTGAAAAAATATTATGTTTAAAACTATTGATAGAAGAATAATATATTTTTAAAGATAGAagaaagaagatagaagatagaagatagaagatagaagatagaagatagaagatagaagatagaagatagaagatagaagatagaagatagaagatagaagatagaagatagaagatagaagatagaagatagaagatagaagatagaagagagaagatagaagatagaagatagaagatagaagatagaagatagaagatagaagatagaagatagaagatagaagatagaagatagaagatagaagatagaagatagaagatagaagatagaagatagaagatagaagatagaagatagaagatagaagatagaagatagaagatagaagatagaagatagaagatagaagatagaagatagaagatagaagatagaagatagaagatagaagatagaagatataagatagaagatagaagatagaagatagaagatagaagatagaagatagaagatagaagatagaagatagaagatagaagatagaagatagaagatagaagatagaagatagaagatagaagatagaagatagaagatagaagatagaagatagaagatagaagatagaagatagaagatagaagatagaagatagaagatagaagatagaagatagaagatagaagatagaagatagaagatagaagatagaagatagaagatagaagatagaagatagaagatagaagatagaagatagaagatagaagatagaagatagaagatagaagatagaagatagaagatagaagatagaagatagaagatagaagatagaagatagaagatagaagatagaagatagaagatagaagatagaagatagaagatagaagatagaagatagaagatagaagatagaagatagaagatagaagatagaagatagaagatagaagatagaagatagaagatagaagatagaagatagaagatagaagatagaagatagaagatagaagatagaagatagaagatagaagatagaagatagaagatagaagatagaagatagaagatagaagatagaagatagaagatagaagatagaagatagaagatagaagatagaagatagaagatagaagatagaagatagaagatagaagatagaagatagaagatagaagatagaagttaTAGATAAAGTCAAAAtaaagaaaatataaataaacaAACTAACGatagaagaaaaaagaaaaaggttAAAGAAAGAAGACGTACATCTTTTATGGCAGATAGGGGAAACAATTGATTATATCCATCCAGTCGAGATCCAATTTAGATGCGCCAGCCCCCCGCCCGCCTAGTGGCAGTATCATCGTCCTTCCGGGAAGACAGATTTTGTCGCTCAACCGGCTCCGGGAGCTTTTTCGGTTCACTTGTGCTGCGGGGTCAGCAAATTGGGTTCAACCGCTTCGCTAAATTGAATTTGGAATTAGCGTTAACATGATGATGTGCACCGAAACGATCGCTTTGGGAATAGTTTCCATTCCCCCGCCGGAGGGTTCCGATCCGACCGACCGCTGGCATTTTGCAGTGGCTGTGAAGAATTCTTCGATATGAATTGAATCCTGAATGTGCACCCCCTCTTggattaaagttttttttttctttctcgatATAAAAATCCTCATCTCATGTTTCCTCTTCGCTGACTGGGACTGCTGCACACTGAACATGACAGCACAATTTCTTTTCTTCGTCAACAGACGCCCGCATTTATTGGAAGCGAATACAATAGTGGCGTCGTCGTTCACTTTCCAGAAATCGNNNNNNNNNNNNNNNNNNNNNNNNNNNNNNNNNNNNNNNNNNNNNNNNNNNNNNNNNNNNNNNNNNNNNNNNNNNNNNNNNNNNNNNNNNNNNNNNNNNNNNNNNNNNNNNNNNNNNNNNNNNNNNNNNNNNNNNNNNNNNNNNNNNNNNNNNNNNNNNNNNNNNNNNNNNNNNNNNNNNNNNNNNNNNNNNNNNNNNNNNNNNNNNNNNNNNNNNNNNNNNNNNNNNNNNNNNNNNNNNNNNNNNNNNNNNNNNNNNNNNNNNNNNNNNNNNNNNNNNNNNNNNNNNNNNNNNNNNNNNNNNNNNNNNNNNNNNNNNNNNNNNNNNNNNNNNNNNNNNNNNNNNNNNNNNNNNNNNNNNNNNNNNNNNNNNNNNNNNNNNNNNNNNNNNNNNNNNNNNNNNNNNNNNNNNNNNNNNNNNNNNNNNNNNNNNNNNNNNNNNNNNNNNNNNNNNNNNNNNNNNNNNNNNNNNNNNNNNNNNNNNNNNNNNNNNNNNNNNNNTTTAACAAGAGaaatattcaagaaagatcggaaattttgatcaatgttaccccggattgcAGTACTAGTTTATAGCTGGGTTCATCGAATTCTCCAAACTTAAATTACTCTTCATTCTTACAGGAACCGGACGAGACGCTGGGCGAACGCCTCTGGGGTCTCACCGAGATGTTCCCGGAAACGGTACGGAACGTGACCGGTGCCGTCACCAACTTCTCCGTGGCCAGCGTGAAAACCGTGTACAAGCTCACCTGCAACGCGTCGTGGATCTTCTTCACCAGCTCGATGATCCTGTTCGCTCCGATCGTGTTCGAGGTGGAACGGGCCCAGATGGAGGAGATGCAAAAGTCTCAACAGAAGCAAGTGCTGCTGGGTCCGGGTTCGGCCGTCGGCGGTGGTGGTGGCCCAGGTGGTATGCCAGCGATGCCCCCCATGGCGGCCCGATAATCGTCCTGTCCTCCCGAATACGCAAAACTCATACAAATTTGCAATTAATTAGCCAGTAGAATAAATACCATTGATGGAACTAGTGTTGGAATATTTGACACAAGGAAGAGTATGAGAGACAAATTGCAAGACTACTGCTGTTACTACAGACAGATTCAATAGGTTAGCATACGACCGGGATTCACACATTCGTTTTGGACAGGTTTGCTGCCCTTGTGGCCGCCCTCCTCTCTTACACGGGGCCGATTTCCTATGGCAGGCGGGGGAACCTCCTTTAGTCACTTACTAATATCGAATGATTACCGCTTGATGGACATTTACTGATTGAAGAATTGTTGCTAAGCAGTAGTAGGTACTACCCTATCTTAGAGGATCACATTCAAAATACAGTATAGAAGGATAAATTGTGGATTGGATGTTTCGTTACCTTTAGAAATGAAAAGAAAGATCCGTTAAACCCTGAGTCGGTAGTCTATAATATAGACGGATAATTATATAAGATTTATAATAGTCATCGATGATGCAAATGATTTGCAAACCATACCATGCAGTTCTGCTTGGGCATATACTCGTTTATCGTCCCGTACCGGATGCTTTCCTTCTGCAAGTAGTCAGTTTCTTGCATCTTTGACTGACGAATGGAGTTGTATCGCACAGCTGCCGTCGGATACGGTCGCCTGCAAATGTGCGCTTTGTAGTTTGCTTTATGTTTGCCATCCGATTGTGCAAACGATATCGTGCTTTGTCTACCGTCCGTTCACTAGTGTTGCGTCGTCCGTCAGCTCCTGTTCGGTGCAATCGAAATGTTCGATATAATTAATACCGCACAGTTTCGTTTCCCTCCGGGTAGCCCTCGACCGTCATGGGCGGAGATAACGATTTTCACCAAATCGTTGCATATGGATGTATTGCTGATTGATTTAGTTTTTAAAACAGCCAAGGATCGATCGCTATTGATAAAGTTCTTATCTATGGAAGCGGAAGCGATGAAGGAATGCTTGAGAACCAACGCGGCCCCCCGGAAGTTCGTGTATGCAAACGGATTGACGGTGGAAGTGCGTATGTGCATCGCAGGAGCCAACGTACAGTATGTTCGAATTTTCGACTTACCACCTGAGCTGAGCGATGACAATTTGTCGACGGAACTCGGTAAGTACGGGTAAATAGAACAAAAAGTCCACGAAAAGTTCCCCCCGGACGCCGGACTTGGACATGTTTTCAATGGCGTGTACATTGATGTGGAGAGCGATATACCACCAGCTATAGATGCCGGAAACTGGAAGGGGCGAGTATTTTACGACGGGCTAAAGGATGTCTGTTTTCTGTGTCTCGAACGGTAGGTCACAGCAAGGATTTCTGCCCTCAACGCTAAACCCGGAAGCAGCCGGGGAAACAACAGCAGAAGGACCTGGAACCTTGTTCGTATGCTGCTGCTGTTTCAGAGGAAGATGCGATTCCATCGAATCGTAAATCATCGGAGGTCGAAATAATTGAAGTACTGGAAGACACGGACCAGCTGTCGAACATAATAGAGCTGCGGAACAATCAGTCGTTTGCGCTTCTGGAGCAGGTTCGGAAGACGAATCAATGGCGTCCGATGACCCAGATGGAGAGAAACTGGACGAAGTGGCGAAAGCGATAACTGGTGATGGGGAACTCGACAGCCGATCAACGCAGGGAGCAATTTGCAGCATCCGGTTCGAGCTCAGAAGAAGAAACTGAAAAAGAAATGCGCGAGCAGAACTCTTTACTGATTTTTAAATTGATTAACTTTATAGAATAAGAAATTAAATTACAAGAATATCGGCTCCGTAGTTTTTTGCTAAACATTTGAGCTTTAAATAAATTACTTTGGACTGGACGAATGATGCATTATCGGGGATTTGCCAGCAAAACTTGTTAAGTTGATTACATGCAAGGATGATATTGGAATTATAGACATAGTTATCGAATCATAGACCAAGTGTGGCCTTCAGTTGGTAAAAGCAGGTTATTTTTCGGGTTGACTGGTCAAGTCAACAGCCAGTAGTATTTTCACTTGTATAAATATGTATAGGTAGATACGGTAATTAATGTTTTTTCGAGACTGATTTTAATTCAACAGTAAAAAGAGATGCATGTTTTTACAAAGAGAGAAAAATAGGATCAACAGTTAAAATATGTTCACCTCACGTCAGCCGATAGCTGCGGAAGTTTTTGTAGTGCTGCATGATGGACAGCATAAATCCTTCGGTGCTGATAATCTCAATCGTGGGGTACCTCTCGCGAAAGCGGGGCCACAAGTCCTTATCCTGTAGGTCGGACACGGCAAACAGCTTCTCCGCGTGCTTCGGTTGCTGAGCCGGAAACTTGATCACGCGACCACCGGCACTGCTAACAATGACTGCAATGAAAGTTCCAAAATGACTGTCTCTACATGTCGAACAAGTGTTACTTCAAAACTTACGTTGAACTTCTTCCGGCGGGGGCTTGGTACTGGGTGTTACGATGACGGAATAATCCTGAAATATCTTGGCCTCCCTGGCCAAGCTAAGGGACTTTTTAAGATTGAACTTGAACCGTCGTTCCATTTCGTGATCCTGCAGAATGTAGTCCCACGGGTCAACGAAATCTCGGTGCGTTTTCGTTGCTTCCAGGTACGCTTCGCCAACGATCGGGATACCCTTGGCTATGGCACATAGGAATTTGTACGTACGGTAGACACGGTCCGATACTAGGACTGAAGCTAGTTCGGGTAGGTCGACTATCAGACCGCCTGGCAATCGAGAGAAATGGTATAAAAAGCGTAAAGATCAGATTACAAGCAATAACAGCGAATGAGGATGGATATGAATATCTTACAATGATAACGTGCACGCACAAGAATCATGCTATAATAGGAAAAACTTCACTTACCTTATAAATGCCTCCTAGACGAAATCAGAGTTCGGATACGGTATACAAACTCGAATTATATTTCAAGGGCAATATTAGTTTCTCTCCGCAATATCTTACTGCTCACGAAAGCATTCAGAGGCATCGTTCCAGTAAGGTAAAATATTACTGTGTCTATTGATACATGACCCTTATATGTATTACGACGGCTATTGATACCTACGCTAAAATTGAGCCAAAGATTCTCTATCTTGGGTTTCGTTCGGAGATTACTGACGTACGCGTAGACGTAACTTAACGGACAATTTATATACGTGTAAAAGAAGCGGAGTGTCTAAATATGAATGGACTACACATCTACATACCA contains the following coding sequences:
- the LOC109416460 gene encoding mitochondrial import receptor subunit TOM22 homolog (The sequence of the model RefSeq protein was modified relative to this genomic sequence to represent the inferred CDS: added 324 bases not found in genome assembly), with translation MDSDPEVVLVDKVDEDEISTDKDSGMESAGNSKDDTPERKTATLEDLLQDDESDLIVAAPAPSAPVAAAPQPAAAEAAPPPKPQPTASATTKASAPAAIKSKDDDYDDEPDETLGERLWGLTEMFPETVRNVTGAVTNFSVASVKTVYKLTCNASWIFFTSSMILFAPIVFEVERAQMEEMQKSQQKQVLLGPGSAVGGGGGPGGMPAMPPMAAR